CAATATAAAGAAGTTAGTATAGAGTGTCTACGTGTGTACATAGAGAAATGTATACAAGTATTTTGGTTGGGCGTAGTTTTGTTATTCCCCGTATAAAATCTGTCGAAAAATAACGGATGTTGAtgataatttattcaaaaaaaaaagtagataagTGTGGGAGTTTGTTTTTACAATCTAATTAACATCATCTTCCATCCCATCGCGCCCGACTCTACTCGAATCGACTGCTATATAGGTATACAGCTGAGTCTGGTGATATTGCATAATTTTATATAGTGTGCATGCAGCcatgtttttttaagttgttacaAACTTGTCATTGtgaaaaggaaagaaagaaaaacaataaaacaaaaaaaaaacgtgattcATAATAATGATATTGATATTATTGAAGTAAAGAAATGACAGATTAACGAATGCCGTTATTCATTATAATATCATCATGGCCGGCCATTTGtttcgtatatttttttttgtattcataaaaacaacaaaagtgtGGTAATAGAGAAAAGGCGTTatatttattcttttgtatacgTGCACTATAAAAATGTGTGTAGGAAGTGTACATATGTATGGATAAATGTTCATCTTTTAACTAAAACGTAGTtgactttctttttttcttatattaagtttatagcgttttactttttcaatagaGTCTTCAGGgatcaataatttttattgtgtTCATCGCCAATATAACCCTATAAGAATAAACCGTCATTATAATTATGACCCTATCTATTAGGGAAAAAGGCGTTGGACTGTAAGGAGTTTCTACCGAATACAGTTTTCATTTTCCGCCAAACTGGTTTTCAGTTTGCTCGCAATTAAGTGAAAAAGTAATTTGgagattttccaaaaataaaaattttcgtatTCGCAAAATAGTATAGATAGGCTCACGAATATTTTGGAGTCAAACAGAACCAAATGCATGAACgaaatttaaacaaatcaaacataTGAACAAAGCTGAATGTATTGGCTGCGTTCATTTGGAGGTGGTAGACACCTCATGAGcaaaaatctagtacaacaattGCACACTCGTATCCTATTTCCTCTTgcagaagatcatgtgttgattgtagtactagatctactaatTATCTACTCATTATATTCTACTATCTTCAATGGAACGCGGTTATTGTTGtgcttcaaaataaattattgagtATCATTTCTTGCCAATCATTTCTTCGGAATAATGGCCTTTTAACACCAAACGATAATCAAGAATTTCGGGTACTAGATTACGAAATCTCGTTCAGAGAtattgcttttcatcaggatcacgattcgtgatctagtacatttactaTTAGAATTTTCTTGAGCCCACTTCCCACTATAGGTGACAATAACCGTGATTTCATTTAACGTTCGTTCAAACATCGTTCAGCATAAAAACCGTGCGCTCTGAACCGCACGGCATGTGAAAATTTCtcagaatttaatgaaaacaaCATGGATGCAAGGGGGATGGtagaaaactttaaatttcacTTAATAAAATGATTAATAACCGAAATgtgaattaaagaaaaacttttttaaaagtatGTTTGTGTAATTAAATGTAATAGATTTCGGTTTTTGGTACTTTATCTGACACAAGAGCACTGTTACTCAAAAAGCCAAAAtatagctgtgttcctttgggctcCAGTACCAGTATCTACTGTTGAGTACTTCTGATTATATTCAACACCTTTTTTACTATTGAATTCTTCTTCTTTGAATGTCAGAATCAGAGATCAGAAGTACTAAGGAGTACTTTGCAGTAGATGCTGGAGTCCAAAAGAACTCAACTTATAATAGACAGTATCTCGCACGAGCTTATGTCAAAATTGAGCGACCTGCTGCGtcatatttatgaaaatatgaaGTGTTACCAACTTCTTAAACTGTTGAATTTTTCAaggttttggttttcttttctcattttccGATAAAATTTTTCCTATTTGTTGAAGTAACTGATGCGCAACAACATTTAAGGTTGTTTTCGTGACTTCTTACCGAAGTTAGTTCCTGcaactaaaataattttgtatgtactTCAACcttgttataaattaaaaaaaaaaagacttttttggCTTAGCCAGCACAGTGACCCCAATCGCTTTGTTACCTATTTAAACTTGTTAATTTGCCTTAAGatgttaattattaaaaaaaaaaacaattatctacttctgtttttctttcttattttgttgtttattcAAGGCAAATTAAATTGTGTATTCCTCACgcacaaaaaaaatctcatttaatctgcaaattatttttccgcCAAAAACAGGTTGTTGTTGGGTCATCATAGTTTAATTGGAATCGAACCAAAATTATCATTTaagtttggcttttttttttttggtttaaaaacacGTCATAATGTTTCcagttttcataaattttttattattatcttgaCTTTGCAGTCTACAACAGTtaagtcataaaaaaaacatacgcaAAAGCCATTTTATTCCCCAGGCCACATGTCAATGGATGACGAATCTTTAGACAATGACAAtggttcaattttgttgattttttctttgtttgtgcTGTTGAACTGGTTTCTTGTTTCCGATGTGTTTTTATATATGCAACAAAACCATGCCATCAATTTACCACTCAGATAACCTTCAAAACatctttgaataaaaataaatgttttcctTTCCTATACTGCTATGCGCATACCCATGTCAAGTTGCCTTCGCATTTTTCTTGTCTTAATTCTGCTTTTTTGATTGTTGTGTTGTTTTgggtattttgtatttaaatgttttttttttgttttgtttccttTCATATTTGACCATAGtcttattattttttccttttattttttttttgcagaggaGCCATACTCCAATGGTCACTCATCCCCTTCCTCCTTTATAATGATTAAAACACCAACACCATCTACCACTATCACAACAaacaaacaccaacaacaacaacaactgcatCAACAACAAGGATTACAACAACAATCACAAGAACAGCAATCATTTTCCAATAACAATTTGAATTGTTCACCAAAAACTGAAATGCTAACTTCTTTGTTctcaaataacaacaacaataatacaaCAATAACCGttgttgataaaaataaaaatcccatATTCACCACCACCACGAATCATGGTAATAATAGTAAAATTAGTAATACCAGTACGCTGCCGGCGACGACATTTTTAAATGGTGGTGTTAATTTGGCAGCATTGTCTGCAGCTGCTGCAGCAGCAACAACCCAACCGATTGTCATTAATGTCAGCAATACTCGTACTGCAGCAAATACATTTAGTgccaataataataatgtaataATTCCCCACACCACCATACcaataccaacaacaacaacaaattataatactaattcaaatttaagaaattcaCCACCAATGGGGGTAGCGTCAGCTGTTGCAGCTGGTGGAACTGCTTCACCAAATAGTTCTTGTTCGGTGTTTCGCAAGAAATGCATTCCCTTAACCCCACCGCCAATGTCAAATAGAAAGTTTATTGAATCATCAAGAATTCGTAGTTACTCACTttcttccaataaaattacagCCAACAGTTTGGTTGGAAGCAATGGATTTGTAACCACCAACAACACCAATAATAGTAGtagcaacaacatcaacaacaacaccagTAATATCAATAACAACACACCCGCCATCTTGCATAACCATCATATTCATCAAGTTTTGGCCGCAGCAGCTGAAGATTCATCACAGTCCAGTTTGAATTTATCATCGTCTGGCTATTTGAGTGGTGGCAGTATTAATTCGAATGTCGGAAGCATAAATTTGTCGTCTACATCAACAACAACGTCTACTGGTGGTGTCCCAATGAATGGTGTTAGTATGATGAACGGATCACCACCTAGAGGAGGAAGTTTATTGGTTTCCGGTGGACATTTGGAACAccagtcgtcgtcgtcgtcgatgtCGTGTGTTGCATCATCGGCGCCAACATCTAGTGGAGTACATCAACTACATGGTGGTTCGATTGGTGGTGGCAGCAGGCGAAGAACGATAAGTTCCAATAGCAATGGGTGAgtgataattttattaaaaaaatcatatatgtatatatgtttttttttttttgtttttctttttttcaatatatcaatttttattgaaacaaaatttgcatatatttcattttatggtgatgaaaaaaaataatgggtaaatgggtaaaaaaaaatcggtcactatggtgtatacgtacttttttttcttaaaatttaaatttattgctaTGACTTATCTTATAGCATTCCATTgagacatttttgtattttgattgCTTTTTTAATACTCGTGTGAACATGCCTTTTAGAATTTAGTACGTTCGCACCATAATAGCTCTTTTGGTTACTGcctaaaacaaatatttctaatttttaacacAATTCCTGTTTAGGTACTCTGGAATTGTGTAGTTTTGTACATTACTTTTgacaaaagtagaaatatttctgtttaagGCAGTATCCAAACAGACCTAATAATTTTTAGGCtagttaatataaataaatgtcaCTTTGAcgtatgtcaaaaaaaaatttccatcctGATACAAATGCTGGAGAATAGctctgtttgggttctttttggacaaaaatgtGAAATCTGTACAATTTTAAAGCAAGACAAGACCAAATAAAGACACCTAATTATGTATAACTTAATAAATCCGTAGAACAAAATGAAGCAGAGATACCGCATTTATTCTTATAATGTCCATTCTTGTACTTATTTTTCTAAGACCGATCCATAGGTATCAGGTATATCCGAAGAGAGTTCATTAAAAACTCTGTttgatgttttattttgcacatcaagaaaatgattttttttttttattgtaaaacaaaatgcacttcAACCAACCGACAATATTTTGCAGACCACATTCTTATTGCATTTTAATTTCCGAATCCCCAAAATACCAATAAATGAAACTGGATAGCAAAAATATCAAAGCTAGCGcaaataaagtgtttttaaagaaaataaaactggTCACTATgacgtatacgtaatttttttttattcaaaagtcttatttttatacatttttgttttttactaatTGCTCCATAGTGCAAATTAGAAAAGTTTTATTCATTTACTTTGAGCTAACTATGGATAAATGTATTCTGTGATGATCATTTTCTCTTAACAAAGACTAGGTAGGGAGCCAAAATTTTGAAGtatttcttagaattttttttctctttaagaaacagttaattttcaaactaCATACATAACAAGTTTGAATTATTCGCATTtattaacttatttatttgttttatctgACTTGAAATTGCATGTTTTAAGAGATATAAAACGAGGAAATAGTAGTTTGtgtaacaaaaacataaaaaaaaaatcaatacaaaacaacattattaaataaaaaaaatccaaaatcagTTCCTCATGTACTTCCAGAGCGGGCACTCGAGAAGTCCATAATAAACTGGAAAAACATCGCAGAGCTCAACTTAAAGAATGTTTTGAACAGTTAAAAAGCCAATTACAACTTAAAGACGAGGAACGAAAGAAAACATCAAATCTATCAATCCTTGGAGCTGCTCTTAAACATGTTATGGTAAGTTTTAGTTGCAATTACAATTTCTTTTTAAGTTGATctacttattttgtttttcttaataggcactcaaaataaaagaacaagAACTTGAACAGCAAGTTGAACttttggcaaaagaaaaaatcaatgcacaaaagaaaattgttaatCTTAAGCGTGAACTTGGCCCAAaagttgaaaatattgatttttccaGTATTATTTCTGACATTGAACTTGGCAGCATTCCGATCGAACGAGGTAAGTGTTctttcatttttagttttataaattttttaaattaatatttttgtccaaaaataacctaaaataaataaaaacagtaGTTCTAAAGACATCTTTCCTCAAAGAAGAACAAGAcgtgttatttgtttttttatataacaataaACACTCGCTAATAAATAAAAGACACTATACTCAGACTCATCTGGTGTTTTAAGTTCAAAGAACTTATACGAAAATGTTATCAttactttaaaacttaattttaactttactttaatttttgcttCCGAACCTATTAAAATATGATCTAACTCTCATTTATAAATAAGAACAACTAACAATTTGCAAGGTAAACTCATGTAAAGtgttattaatcaaaaataaagtatgttcactatggcgtatgcgtactattttctttaaatataaaacattttttaagggATTCACATTTACATTCTGAAAAATAGTTATAGTAGTTATATCGTCTTGGTTTTATGAGCTTCAGCCTCAAAACTGTTTGTAATTTAACACTTGAATGACCTCAGTAACATCATAATGTTAGGGTTACACTGTCAACGAAATCGTTTAACGCGTTGAATTTCTGAGTATGAATCAGATTCATCTTACATCCAAAAGGGTAAGGGACACTAAACATATATTTCGAATTAATTCCAGGTGACTTATCTTAAATCCTATTATTgtttataaaatctatagtactctGATAAAGACAATCGAGCATGGCGACACCTACTACGCTACATATATCAAAATTCATAATTTCGCATGCGGAAATTTCTAAATAATGGGATTATGGAATGCATAGTGATTTAAACCTGTGTAGCGAAGCTTAttgcttttcatcagaataTCCTAGATTATACATAATGTATGTATACATACAATGCCATTATTAAGACTTTGTCTTCAAGCCGCAGCTTTGTAGGGGTCGCCATGCTCGATTGTCCCTTTGAATGTACTAAAGACTAAGTCCCTCAgttctaaaacaaaagtcaTGGTGGTGTAACTTCTACAGGAAGGATTCTGGTTTCTTTCAAAACTTCACATTAGAtccattaaaacaaataaattattcaagTTTTACGTATTGTTCACCTAAtatcccgaaaaaaattgatttttgatacTTATCTTATCGCCACACATGCAAGTTCTGGCACGCAAGTAGCCTAAATGTATTATCTTTGAAATTCATATCTGTATTTGATATGACGTAGGTGGCACAAGCCACTTGCAAGCCCCCTTGAAAGccattcaaaagcaaaaatgctTACAGATTCAaattttcgtttcttttttgtttgatttgatagAAGCTTTTACAAGTCATATTCCTTCTTTTTCTCAACTGGCTTTCAAACCTACATGCCAGTTAACAAGCAGGTAGTAAAAGTTTTAATATGAAAGTAAAAACGTTTGAATATATTGAAATTAGCTTTCCTGAATATGCACGTGTGTCGAAATATGAATTACATAAATTTTTCATCCCACATTCATTTTGTCatctctttttattttgtgtgaagtatcgggtttttttttttttttgtgacagcaAATCATGAAttcgttttcaaataaaattgagtcTGAAACTTTacagaataaataaaaactttacgCAACATGAACATGTACCGCCTCCATGTTATATAATTGAGTAGTATTTCTAGGAATACATCACACAGCACGttcgaaatataaataaaaatgctaGCTTACTTTCATAGAATTCATagaatttaaaataatcttGGTTTCGTTTCTCTAAAATCAAATCTAATTAAATCAACAGAgacaattttattagaaaaacattgatttatttcagatgaaaatatttcgatttaGCATGTTTATTTCGAAAATGTTCAAATGCGATGTGCCGACACCTCTTATCCTTggcaataataaaatatatatgttcttgtattatttatttctaaatttgaatatttgaatTCCATACTTGAACTAGTTTTTCGAAATCAGTttagaaatttgaataaaaattcaatcatttctCGAGGGGTAGGAGGATATGGTCCAAATTGGAATTTACAATTTCACACTAATATGAAGTGGTTGTGGttttaaattacttttgaattaaaaaataaatgtttaccATACATTCTGAGATATTGATGTAAATCTGATGATAGGGTTCGCATTGGGCGCCAAATTAGAATATGCATGATTACAAGTATGTGAATATAAATATCAACAGATCGTTGagtgaattttatttctttattatcCTCTGCCCATTTTAAAAcattcttaaattaaaacaaaattttttctattttcagttACTGAAGGCCTCAATGATTCGATCTCTCTGTCATCTGGACGAGGTAGTATGTTGTATAGCTCATCAAGCTCTTTATCGAGTGGCAGTGGCGGCAATACAATGTCCTCACCACTAGGCGCAGGAGTAAGTTACCTTTGGGCAGTGTCTCTTTAACGAGACGACACAATCGAGCTCAAAAGTCtctactctctctctctctctttctctgctTCTCAACTTTCGCAGATGCAAACTTCAATGCCAACTGCATTGTCACCTGTGATATcacaatcaacaacaacaacgtccTCCTTCTCCGCCTCTTCTTCTAGTAATAATAGTTCACCGATATCACCGATTATATTGATGAAATCATCATCGCCATTATCTCAGTCTACATCTGCAACTTCATCATCATTAGTGGTAACCAATATATCTACTATTAATAATGCAAATGGTGGTTGTTCCTCATCAGCAACATCGGTAACAATGCCGTTATCTTTAACGGCTAAAAACATATCGGCCACATCAATGACTCGAGGTTCGCCGACTCCATCGACGCCCTCACCATCGCCGTCCTCATCCAGTGGTGTATCTTCATCGTCCTCAATTCATTCATCATCACCGCCAATTGGTGGCGTTAAAATTGTTCCAAACATTCCAACGACGAGTTGTGTCAAGTTTGGTACTGTGACCAATGTCTCGGCCAATGGTAATACATTTGTTTCATCTCCCGTTATAAATATAACACACAGTGAAAATAATGGAGGtatttcgtcgtcgtcgtcaaatAGCGTCTATAACGCTACTGCCTCCGGTATGCCACTTAACATGAATGTAGCCGTTGTATCATCCAGCTCAGCTACTACTTTTCCTTCCTTTTTTTCATCATCGTCCTTGCCATCAGCAGCGACTATTACAACATCAGTCAGCCATGGCAAAGAATCTAATGGAAGAAACGGTCTTACTCGAAAAACTCCATCATCTAGCGATGGCCACAACAATAACATTGATAGTTACTTTAATAACAATCAACATCACTATcagcaccaacaacaacaacaacaactcctAGATGAAGGTGAACAACCAGCAAAGGTTTTTAAGGTCTTCAATGGTTTGGCATTGGGTCAAATGGATAAGGATAATAAATTGGGCCTTGCTGCTACACCTTTGCAACTATCTCAAGTTGTTGGAGGTGGCAGTTTGGTTGTCAGTCCATTTCTGAGCTCATCTCAGAATGGTGGTAGTCTTCGATTAGTTGGAGCAAATAGCTTGGCAACAATCGAATTGAGTTCTGGACCATCGTCTAATCAATCCAGATGCAGTGGTAGTCTTCTTGGTCAGTCGTTATCGCCACCGAATTCCGGAGGAGGTGCTCAGTTACACAAGTTATTGATGAGTGCTGTTAGTGCCGGTGGTGGTGCAACAAATACTATATCGAACGGTAATACCTCGACCTATGTGTCGGCCGGTGAAGTTGGCCGATTGCCTGGAGGTGCCGAACTCAATATCCTTCCCACCGCAACAAATGCTACAGCCTCATTGTATAGAGGTAATGGAAAGTTGTCTATAATGAATAATGGAATTTCAATTAAAGGTtagtattttgtttaattaatgtgttttttttttttttctaattgtgtaattatttttatttaaggagcTGTAAATGATACAAATTCAACACGTGGTGGTGTTCATGTTTTGAACACACAAGTTCTTCAATCAGCTAATGGACTTTCATCAATTGGTGTTTCCCAAGCACAGCAAAATAATAACTTTGCTCAATTGATTGCCACTACACCTCAGATGGCCGGAAAggtatgtatttataaaaaaaaataaatagttaaatTGTGTAGGGAATTAAGTATATGCTAGATTTTACATATGTAAATTTAAGCTTTACTTTTAGTAAATTGTAGAAAGAGCTTCACCTTTTTTGAGAATGTCGTAAATTGCTTTCTTGATTGAGTGATCTTTCTCCTCTCGTGGGCCTAGAGAGCACAATTTTCGTTTGCTAGTACAGTAAAAATTTGGTTCATATCATACATATCCAAGGTTTGTTGTTGATTCACAACTAGAAATATTACTTCTATATATTGGGCAATTATCTTATCTAATCTCGTTAACCCCAAAAACGAGAGCTCGACTTAACCGCTCCTTATAAACTTGTACTCAGAACATGCGGAAATGTGAAAATAAACCTGCCCACTTGAGTTATGCTTAACCCATAGAAGTTCTGATGTTGAAATCATTGTTTAGTGACACCTTTGaagtttattatatttttaataatcatCTCCAAGGACATAGTTCTGGTTCTTCAAGATATTACTTTTCAAATATCGTCAATTTCATcgaactcaattttttttttagtattagtTTCAGGACATGTAGCCTGGCCAATCGAAAAGAATTTCGCCTTTAAATAGTGACTTTGTTCAATAAACGATGATTTCAATTCAGTataaaaattccgaaatttcctGTATATAATACTACCACTAAATTTCTCAGGCTTATTTGAACTTATTACAGATTCTACTtcctccttgaaaaaaaaataccctttcatcaataatttttttttaagtctctttattcttgctttcttaACCAAATCTAACGTTATCACCATATTTCATTAGGGAGGCCcataatttctctttttttcaataaaaaaataaacagccTTTAGTAAAGTTCGTAACGTAACATTTATACCTTTGTTTTTACTTATCGAATAttccttatttaaaaaaaaaaacaccctttcacctaaaatatttttatagactgctTTCTTGgttatgaaacatttttataagtttttattgcggtatcatttttttttgttcatattctgaatttcatcattaaaaaaacaccctttaactcaagataattttgcaGGCTCTTATgtcgaatttctttttttaaaaatcgaatcaaaatcgattttttcttcTGTCAAACAAAGCTCGAAACATTTTTGACGACACGTAAAACGCATTGAGATCgatttttattcgattttttttgttcaaaggaaTTCGATATTAGATTCTTAATTTTTAGCATACGAACTATTTCACTAAATTTAAGGAATAAACAAAATGTATGTCAGCTTTTATGATAACTTTCTCACACACATCTCAACCTctcaaaaaaacatcctttcagcaaaaatatatactcTTCTGATCATTCGTCCTTGCTGCGAAAGTAA
This DNA window, taken from Episyrphus balteatus chromosome 2, idEpiBalt1.1, whole genome shotgun sequence, encodes the following:
- the LOC129911921 gene encoding serine-rich adhesin for platelets isoform X3, which gives rise to MSLDTLLKAAQYIELQEQSRSLELSPIPSHGERYHRSQPHQQQHFYDSVSRNNARHHQVSSSSSPSSSSSSSPSSSSSSSSPPATAYVLSNGQIMHNNINLSSSSNNNNNVSSQLIQNDFDYGVEAVTNAVAATAVNGRTTEGRSITEEPYSNGHSSPSSFIMIKTPTPSTTITTNKHQQQQQLHQQQGLQQQSQEQQSFSNNNLNCSPKTEMLTSLFSNNNNNNTTITVVDKNKNPIFTTTTNHGNNSKISNTSTLPATTFLNGGVNLAALSAAAAAATTQPIVINVSNTRTAANTFSANNNNVIIPHTTIPIPTTTTNYNTNSNLRNSPPMGVASAVAAGGTASPNSSCSVFRKKCIPLTPPPMSNRKFIESSRIRSYSLSSNKITANSLVGSNGFVTTNNTNNSSSNNINNNTSNINNNTPAILHNHHIHQVLAAAAEDSSQSSLNLSSSGYLSGGSINSNVGSINLSSTSTTTSTGGVPMNGVSMMNGSPPRGGSLLVSGGHLEHQSSSSSMSCVASSAPTSSGVHQLHGGSIGGGSRRRTISSNSNGSSCTSRAGTREVHNKLEKHRRAQLKECFEQLKSQLQLKDEERKKTSNLSILGAALKHVMALKIKEQELEQQVELLAKEKINAQKKIVNLKRELGPKVENIDFSSIISDIELGSIPIERVTEGLNDSISLSSGRGSMLYSSSSSLSSGSGGNTMSSPLGAGMQTSMPTALSPVISQSTTTTSSFSASSSSNNSSPISPIILMKSSSPLSQSTSATSSSLVVTNISTINNANGGCSSSATSVTMPLSLTAKNISATSMTRGSPTPSTPSPSPSSSSGVSSSSSIHSSSPPIGGVKIVPNIPTTSCVKFGTVTNVSANGNTFVSSPVINITHSENNGGISSSSSNSVYNATASGMPLNMNVAVVSSSSATTFPSFFSSSSLPSAATITTSVSHGKESNGRNGLTRKTPSSSDGHNNNIDSYFNNNQHHYQHQQQQQQLLDEGEQPAKVFKVFNGLALGQMDKDNKLGLAATPLQLSQVVGGGSLVVSPFLSSSQNGGSLRLVGANSLATIELSSGPSSNQSRCSGSLLGQSLSPPNSGGGAQLHKLLMSAVSAGGGATNTISNGNTSTYVSAGEVGRLPGGAELNILPTATNATASLYRGNGKLSIMNNGISIKGAVNDTNSTRGGVHVLNTQVLQSANGLSSIGVSQAQQNNNFAQLIATTPQMAGKINLSVGGGQSSSLPLIGTQYLGSMKPMVVAVSNNNTNNNSNSNQPTLSSLSSVVVPPTSLTTSTAIVTGTTNGNAL
- the LOC129911921 gene encoding uncharacterized protein LOC129911921 isoform X4, whose protein sequence is MQNNNLTKKPRSKIAIREIMADGGLLPSASLSATLPASSVQTSSSSLPTKVVWPRIESRPLTVDASSSSQQVVMPVVPVTTTSIGTAAAAAAAAVPMDLLADIFLRLNTSLMSSNRLFSANEIFPHTGGGASYDDGGKNEHDHQVVRTLLPVQHNYSKSYFSAKTEGRKRTLTPMASNEECEDEIKMDTAVLAPPPKKKWIRHYLREEPYSNGHSSPSSFIMIKTPTPSTTITTNKHQQQQQLHQQQGLQQQSQEQQSFSNNNLNCSPKTEMLTSLFSNNNNNNTTITVVDKNKNPIFTTTTNHGNNSKISNTSTLPATTFLNGGVNLAALSAAAAAATTQPIVINVSNTRTAANTFSANNNNVIIPHTTIPIPTTTTNYNTNSNLRNSPPMGVASAVAAGGTASPNSSCSVFRKKCIPLTPPPMSNRKFIESSRIRSYSLSSNKITANSLVGSNGFVTTNNTNNSSSNNINNNTSNINNNTPAILHNHHIHQVLAAAAEDSSQSSLNLSSSGYLSGGSINSNVGSINLSSTSTTTSTGGVPMNGVSMMNGSPPRGGSLLVSGGHLEHQSSSSSMSCVASSAPTSSGVHQLHGGSIGGGSRRRTISSNSNGSSCTSRAGTREVHNKLEKHRRAQLKECFEQLKSQLQLKDEERKKTSNLSILGAALKHVMALKIKEQELEQQVELLAKEKINAQKKIVNLKRELGPKVENIDFSSIISDIELGSIPIERVTEGLNDSISLSSGRGSMLYSSSSSLSSGSGGNTMSSPLGAGMQTSMPTALSPVISQSTTTTSSFSASSSSNNSSPISPIILMKSSSPLSQSTSATSSSLVVTNISTINNANGGCSSSATSVTMPLSLTAKNISATSMTRGSPTPSTPSPSPSSSSGVSSSSSIHSSSPPIGGVKIVPNIPTTSCVKFGTVTNVSANGNTFVSSPVINITHSENNGGISSSSSNSVYNATASGMPLNMNVAVVSSSSATTFPSFFSSSSLPSAATITTSVSHGKESNGRNGLTRKTPSSSDGHNNNIDSYFNNNQHHYQHQQQQQQLLDEGEQPAKVFKVFNGLALGQMDKDNKLGLAATPLQLSQVVGGGSLVVSPFLSSSQNGGSLRLVGANSLATIELSSGPSSNQSRCSGSLLGQSLSPPNSGGGAQLHKLLMSAVSAGGGATNTISNGNTSTYVSAGEVGRLPGGAELNILPTATNATASLYRGNGKLSIMNNGISIKGAVNDTNSTRGGVHVLNTQVLQSANGLSSIGVSQAQQNNNFAQLIATTPQMAGKFSHSFR
- the LOC129911921 gene encoding uncharacterized protein LOC129911921 isoform X1, which produces MQNNNLTKKPRSKIAIREIMADGGLLPSASLSATLPASSVQTSSSSLPTKVVWPRIESRPLTVDASSSSQQVVMPVVPVTTTSIGTAAAAAAAAVPMDLLADIFLRLNTSLMSSNRLFSANEIFPHTGGGASYDDGGKNEHDHQVVRTLLPVQHNYSKSYFSAKTEGRKRTLTPMASNEECEDEIKMDTAVLAPPPKKKWIRHYLREEPYSNGHSSPSSFIMIKTPTPSTTITTNKHQQQQQLHQQQGLQQQSQEQQSFSNNNLNCSPKTEMLTSLFSNNNNNNTTITVVDKNKNPIFTTTTNHGNNSKISNTSTLPATTFLNGGVNLAALSAAAAAATTQPIVINVSNTRTAANTFSANNNNVIIPHTTIPIPTTTTNYNTNSNLRNSPPMGVASAVAAGGTASPNSSCSVFRKKCIPLTPPPMSNRKFIESSRIRSYSLSSNKITANSLVGSNGFVTTNNTNNSSSNNINNNTSNINNNTPAILHNHHIHQVLAAAAEDSSQSSLNLSSSGYLSGGSINSNVGSINLSSTSTTTSTGGVPMNGVSMMNGSPPRGGSLLVSGGHLEHQSSSSSMSCVASSAPTSSGVHQLHGGSIGGGSRRRTISSNSNGSSCTSRAGTREVHNKLEKHRRAQLKECFEQLKSQLQLKDEERKKTSNLSILGAALKHVMALKIKEQELEQQVELLAKEKINAQKKIVNLKRELGPKVENIDFSSIISDIELGSIPIERVTEGLNDSISLSSGRGSMLYSSSSSLSSGSGGNTMSSPLGAGMQTSMPTALSPVISQSTTTTSSFSASSSSNNSSPISPIILMKSSSPLSQSTSATSSSLVVTNISTINNANGGCSSSATSVTMPLSLTAKNISATSMTRGSPTPSTPSPSPSSSSGVSSSSSIHSSSPPIGGVKIVPNIPTTSCVKFGTVTNVSANGNTFVSSPVINITHSENNGGISSSSSNSVYNATASGMPLNMNVAVVSSSSATTFPSFFSSSSLPSAATITTSVSHGKESNGRNGLTRKTPSSSDGHNNNIDSYFNNNQHHYQHQQQQQQLLDEGEQPAKVFKVFNGLALGQMDKDNKLGLAATPLQLSQVVGGGSLVVSPFLSSSQNGGSLRLVGANSLATIELSSGPSSNQSRCSGSLLGQSLSPPNSGGGAQLHKLLMSAVSAGGGATNTISNGNTSTYVSAGEVGRLPGGAELNILPTATNATASLYRGNGKLSIMNNGISIKGAVNDTNSTRGGVHVLNTQVLQSANGLSSIGVSQAQQNNNFAQLIATTPQMAGKINLSVGGGQSSSLPLIGTQYLGSMKPMVVAVSNNNTNNNSNSNQPTLSSLSSVVVPPTSLTTSTAIVTGTTNGNAL